One region of Mycolicibacterium rhodesiae NBB3 genomic DNA includes:
- a CDS encoding alpha/beta hydrolase yields the protein MTMNAKRRRAHDKLAALPGVRAVRRPVRRSSDDQFDLYYVRAGRKSAHPLVVIPGGPGAASVGLYRGFRRRAAAEGLDVIMVEHRGIGLSRHDDQGADLPPEALTIEQVVDDVAAVLDDAGVDKAVIYGTSYGTYLAAGFGVRHPDRVHAMVLDSPVLSAADIDAVRAETRRLLWSGDDPETADLAPKVRRLVDHDVLTPAATQLAMAVYGFAGPTLLQRQLDLLLTGRRWLWSGMALATRLVLERKAPYRHEPDLVNRIAYRELNYGATPDGKPLDPAVAYREADTDTIEFDAEPFDLVAEMPNFTWPTVVISGGRDLITPPTVARRIASLIQNSVLVNLATAGHSIIDLREGAAMEIVAAIYDGTVERLPERETALDSKPAGLGVRALIWGIEAAATLESAVPAALPRTVRRVTS from the coding sequence ATGACCATGAACGCCAAACGTCGGCGGGCGCACGACAAGCTCGCGGCGCTGCCCGGTGTTCGCGCCGTCCGGCGGCCGGTCCGCCGCAGTTCGGACGACCAGTTCGACCTGTACTACGTGCGGGCAGGGCGCAAATCCGCGCACCCGCTGGTCGTCATCCCCGGCGGGCCCGGAGCCGCGTCGGTGGGGCTGTACAGGGGCTTTCGTCGCCGCGCCGCGGCCGAGGGCCTCGACGTGATCATGGTCGAGCACCGCGGCATCGGCCTCTCCCGGCACGATGATCAGGGCGCCGACCTGCCGCCCGAGGCGTTGACGATCGAGCAGGTCGTCGACGACGTGGCCGCAGTGCTCGACGACGCCGGCGTCGACAAGGCGGTCATCTACGGCACCTCCTACGGCACGTACCTCGCCGCCGGGTTCGGCGTGCGCCACCCGGACCGGGTGCACGCGATGGTGCTCGACTCGCCGGTGCTGTCCGCCGCCGACATCGACGCGGTCCGTGCGGAGACCCGACGGCTGTTGTGGAGTGGCGACGACCCCGAAACCGCGGACCTGGCGCCCAAAGTCCGGCGGCTCGTCGACCATGACGTCCTCACCCCGGCGGCCACGCAGCTGGCGATGGCCGTCTACGGCTTCGCCGGCCCCACCCTGCTGCAACGTCAGCTGGACCTGCTACTCACCGGTAGACGCTGGTTGTGGTCCGGGATGGCGCTGGCCACCCGCCTGGTGCTGGAACGCAAGGCTCCGTATCGGCACGAACCCGACCTCGTCAACCGCATCGCTTACCGCGAGCTCAACTACGGAGCCACACCGGACGGCAAGCCGTTGGATCCGGCGGTGGCTTATCGCGAAGCCGACACCGACACAATAGAATTCGATGCTGAACCCTTCGATCTAGTCGCCGAGATGCCGAATTTCACCTGGCCCACCGTGGTGATCTCGGGCGGTCGAGACCTGATCACCCCACCGACGGTGGCACGTCGGATCGCGTCGCTCATCCAGAATTCGGTGCTCGTCAATTTGGCGACCGCGGGCCACAGCATCATCGATCTGCGCGAAGGCGCGGCCATGGAGATCGTCGCGGCCATCTACGACGGCACCGTCGAGCGCCTGCCCGAACGTGAGACCGCACTGGATTCGAAACCCGCCGGTCTGGGGGTCCGTGCCCTGATCTGGGGTATCGAGGCCGCGGCAACCCTCGAGTCGGCCGTGCCCGCGGCGCTACCCCGAACCGTGCGGCGGGTTACTTCATGA
- a CDS encoding ABC transporter family substrate-binding protein, translated as MKIRRLGAATMITALTLTACSGSNEDAPSAGGSAEVGITNDVNPQPRDALRQGGNLRVALNDFPPNFNSLHIDGNTGDVASIERPTMPRAFRIAADGSASVNTDYFTSIELTGTDPQVVTYTINPKAVWSDGTPITWEDLHSQINATSGKDKGFAIAATNGSDRVEKVERGVDDRQAVITFAKPWSDWKGMFAGSTMLLPKSSTATPEAFNRAQLSDPGPSAGPFVISNLDRGAKRITLTRNPKWWGEPALLDSITYLILDDAARIPALQNNTIDASGLATLDEMQIARRTNGVSIRRAPGLGWYHFTFNGAPGRILADPALRRAVARGIDRNTIAAVTQRGLADNPVPLNNHIYVAGQEGYQDNSGVVAFDPEKAKQELDGLGWRMNGQFREKDGKQLVIRDVLFDSLSTRQYAQIAQNNLAQIGVKLELDIRPAAGFFTDYVTVGNFDIAQFSWSGDAFPLASLTQIYRTGAESNFGKISSPEIDAKIEETVGELDPAKARALANELDKMLFEEVFSLPLTQSTGNIAVRSNLANFGAFGLADADYANIGFMK; from the coding sequence ATGAAGATCCGACGCCTGGGCGCGGCAACGATGATCACCGCGCTGACGCTGACCGCCTGCTCCGGCAGCAACGAGGACGCCCCGTCGGCAGGCGGCTCCGCGGAAGTCGGCATCACCAATGACGTCAACCCGCAGCCGCGCGATGCGCTCCGGCAGGGCGGAAACCTCCGGGTGGCACTCAACGACTTCCCGCCGAACTTCAATTCGCTGCACATCGACGGCAACACCGGTGACGTCGCGTCGATCGAGCGCCCGACGATGCCGCGGGCGTTCCGGATCGCGGCCGACGGTTCGGCGTCGGTCAACACCGACTACTTCACCAGCATCGAGCTGACGGGCACCGACCCTCAGGTGGTGACCTACACGATCAACCCCAAGGCGGTGTGGAGCGACGGCACACCGATCACGTGGGAGGACCTGCACTCTCAGATCAATGCGACCAGCGGGAAGGACAAGGGCTTCGCGATCGCGGCCACCAACGGCAGCGACCGGGTCGAGAAGGTCGAGCGCGGTGTCGACGACCGCCAGGCGGTCATCACCTTCGCCAAACCATGGTCCGACTGGAAGGGCATGTTCGCCGGCAGCACGATGCTGTTGCCGAAGAGCTCCACCGCCACACCTGAGGCGTTCAACCGTGCGCAGCTGTCGGATCCCGGCCCGTCGGCCGGCCCTTTCGTCATCTCGAACCTCGACCGCGGCGCCAAGCGAATCACCTTGACGCGCAACCCCAAATGGTGGGGCGAGCCGGCGCTACTGGACAGCATCACCTACCTCATCCTAGATGACGCGGCGCGCATCCCCGCCCTGCAGAACAACACGATCGACGCCTCGGGACTCGCCACGCTCGACGAGATGCAGATCGCCCGGCGTACCAACGGGGTCTCCATCCGCCGCGCCCCCGGGCTGGGCTGGTATCACTTCACGTTCAACGGCGCTCCGGGCCGGATCCTGGCCGATCCGGCTCTGCGCCGCGCCGTCGCGCGGGGAATCGATCGCAACACCATCGCCGCGGTGACCCAGCGCGGCCTCGCGGACAATCCCGTCCCGCTGAACAACCACATCTACGTCGCAGGACAAGAGGGCTACCAGGACAACAGCGGCGTCGTCGCATTCGACCCCGAGAAGGCCAAGCAGGAACTCGACGGGTTGGGCTGGCGGATGAACGGACAGTTCCGCGAAAAGGACGGCAAACAGTTGGTGATTCGCGATGTTCTGTTCGACTCGCTGTCGACCCGCCAGTACGCCCAGATCGCGCAGAACAACCTCGCCCAGATCGGGGTCAAACTCGAACTCGACATCAGGCCGGCGGCGGGCTTCTTCACCGACTACGTCACCGTCGGAAACTTCGACATCGCCCAGTTCTCCTGGAGCGGTGACGCGTTCCCGCTGGCGAGCCTGACCCAGATCTACCGCACCGGCGCGGAGAGCAACTTCGGCAAGATCAGCAGCCCAGAGATCGACGCCAAGATCGAGGAGACGGTCGGCGAGCTCGATCCCGCCAAGGCACGGGCACTCGCCAACGAACTCGACAAGATGCTCTTCGAAGAAGTTTTCAGCCTCCCGTTGACCCAGTCGACCGGAAACATCGCGGTACGAAGCAATTTGGCGAACTTCGGCGCATTCGGTCTGGCCGATGCGGACTATGCGAACATCGGCTTCATGAAGTAA
- a CDS encoding dipeptide ABC transporter ATP-binding protein → MSLLQVRDLTVAFPTDTDTVHAVRGMNFDVNPREVVALVGESGAGKSASAMAVVGLLPEYAAVSGSIRLHGDELVGLSDERMSQIRGKVIGTVFQDPMSALTPVYTVGDQIAEAIEIHQRDIGRRAAHTRAIELLELVGISQPERRSRSFPHELSGGERQRVVIAIAIANDPDLLICDEPTTALDVTVQAQILDVLATARDVTNAGVLIITHDLGVVAEFANRALVMYAGRPVEIAPVDELYHDRRMPYTAGLLGSVPRLDAKQGARLVPIPGAPPAMAALPPGCPFEPRCPLAIDECRDAEPELLAVAPGHSAACIRTEQVAGRSAAQIYGVSTEPAVAPPTVDEPVVLRVRDLAKTYKLTKGVVFRRQVGEVRAVDGVSFELQEGRTLGIVGESGSGKSTTLHQILELATPQSGSIEVLGTDVATLTGRTRRDLRSELQVVFQDPVASLDPRLPVFDVLAEPLSANGFDKSRIDDRVAELLGTVGLRREDASRYPAEFSGGQKQRIGIARALALQPRILALDEPVSALDVSIQAGIINLLLDLQQRFELSYLFVSHDLSVVKHLAHRVAVMYKGTIVEQGDGDQVFTNPQHEYTRRLLAAVPQPEVNRR, encoded by the coding sequence GTGAGCCTGCTGCAGGTGCGCGACCTCACCGTCGCCTTCCCCACCGATACCGACACCGTCCACGCGGTGCGCGGGATGAACTTCGACGTCAACCCGCGTGAGGTCGTCGCGCTCGTCGGCGAATCGGGTGCGGGCAAGTCGGCGAGCGCGATGGCCGTCGTCGGGCTGCTGCCGGAGTACGCGGCCGTGTCCGGATCGATAAGGCTGCACGGCGACGAGCTCGTCGGGCTTTCCGACGAACGCATGTCGCAGATCCGAGGCAAGGTCATCGGAACGGTGTTCCAGGATCCGATGTCGGCGCTCACCCCCGTCTACACCGTCGGCGACCAGATCGCCGAAGCGATCGAGATCCACCAGCGCGATATCGGTCGGCGCGCCGCGCATACCCGCGCGATCGAACTGCTCGAGCTCGTCGGAATCTCCCAGCCGGAGCGCCGGTCTCGTTCGTTTCCGCACGAGCTGTCCGGTGGCGAACGGCAGCGCGTCGTGATCGCGATCGCGATCGCCAACGACCCGGACCTGCTGATCTGCGACGAGCCGACCACCGCTCTCGACGTCACGGTGCAGGCGCAGATCCTCGACGTGCTCGCGACCGCGCGCGATGTGACGAACGCCGGGGTTCTGATCATCACCCACGATCTCGGAGTGGTCGCGGAGTTCGCGAACCGCGCCCTGGTCATGTACGCCGGACGACCCGTCGAGATCGCACCGGTCGACGAGCTGTATCACGATCGCCGAATGCCCTACACCGCAGGACTTCTCGGATCGGTTCCGCGGTTGGACGCCAAACAGGGTGCGCGGCTGGTCCCGATACCCGGCGCACCGCCGGCGATGGCGGCGTTGCCTCCGGGCTGCCCGTTCGAACCGCGTTGTCCGCTTGCCATCGACGAGTGCCGCGACGCGGAACCGGAGCTCCTCGCAGTAGCGCCCGGCCACAGCGCCGCCTGCATCCGGACCGAGCAGGTGGCCGGCCGTAGCGCCGCACAGATCTACGGTGTGTCCACCGAGCCCGCCGTCGCACCGCCGACCGTGGACGAACCCGTCGTGCTGCGGGTTCGGGATCTCGCGAAGACCTACAAGCTGACCAAGGGTGTGGTGTTCCGCAGGCAGGTCGGTGAGGTGCGCGCGGTCGACGGCGTCAGCTTCGAGCTTCAGGAAGGTCGTACGCTGGGCATCGTCGGCGAGTCCGGGTCCGGTAAATCGACCACGTTGCACCAGATACTGGAGCTGGCGACCCCGCAGTCGGGTTCGATCGAGGTGCTCGGCACCGATGTGGCGACCCTGACGGGCCGGACCCGCAGGGACCTGCGCAGCGAACTGCAGGTGGTGTTCCAAGACCCGGTGGCGTCTCTGGATCCTCGCCTGCCGGTCTTCGATGTCTTGGCAGAGCCGTTGAGCGCCAACGGTTTCGACAAGAGTCGGATCGACGACAGGGTGGCTGAGCTGCTCGGCACGGTCGGACTGCGCAGGGAGGATGCCAGCCGGTACCCCGCCGAGTTCTCCGGTGGGCAGAAGCAGCGCATCGGCATCGCGCGGGCGTTGGCACTGCAACCCCGGATTCTCGCGCTCGACGAGCCGGTTTCGGCGCTGGACGTATCGATTCAGGCGGGCATCATCAACCTCCTGCTGGACCTGCAGCAGCGGTTCGAACTGTCCTACCTCTTCGTCTCGCACGACCTGTCAGTGGTCAAACATCTGGCCCACCGCGTCGCCGTGATGTACAAGGGCACCATCGTCGAGCAGGGCGATGGCGACCAGGTCTTCACCAACCCCCAGCACGAGTACACCCGACGATTACTGGCAGCAGTCCCGCAACCAGAGGTCAATCGCCGGTAG
- a CDS encoding ABC transporter permease, whose protein sequence is MSEPATQDSSTTAKSGVDVASFASRRTLVLRRFLRNKPAVASLALLAIMFAGCYALPPLLPHNYSDLDFFALQQPPNADHWFGTNSLGQDLLAQTLRGMQKSMLIGVCVAFISTVIAATVGTIAGYFGGWRDRTLMWIVDLMLVVPAFLLITIVVQRTKGDIVWMIFLLSVFSWMISSRIVRGMTMSLKEREFVVAARYMGVRNARIIVRHIVPNVASIIIIDTALNVGIAILAETGLSYLGFGVQPPDVSLGTLIASGTPSATTFPWLFLFPAGVLVLIIFCANLVGDGLRDALDPGSRALRRKARK, encoded by the coding sequence ATGAGCGAACCCGCGACCCAAGATTCCTCGACGACCGCGAAGTCCGGCGTCGACGTTGCGTCGTTCGCATCGAGGCGCACCCTGGTGCTTCGACGGTTCCTGCGCAACAAACCCGCCGTGGCTTCCCTTGCGCTGCTGGCGATCATGTTCGCCGGCTGTTACGCCCTGCCCCCGTTGCTGCCGCACAACTACAGCGATCTGGACTTCTTCGCCCTCCAACAGCCGCCCAACGCCGACCACTGGTTCGGCACCAACTCGCTGGGCCAGGATCTGCTCGCCCAAACCCTGCGTGGGATGCAGAAGTCGATGCTCATCGGCGTATGCGTCGCGTTCATCTCCACGGTGATCGCTGCCACGGTCGGCACCATCGCCGGCTACTTCGGCGGCTGGCGCGACCGCACCCTGATGTGGATCGTCGACCTCATGCTGGTGGTGCCGGCGTTCCTGCTCATCACCATCGTCGTCCAACGCACCAAGGGTGACATCGTGTGGATGATCTTCCTGCTGTCGGTATTCAGCTGGATGATCAGCTCCCGCATCGTGCGCGGTATGACGATGAGTCTGAAGGAACGCGAATTCGTCGTGGCTGCAAGGTATATGGGTGTTCGCAACGCGCGGATCATCGTCCGCCACATCGTGCCGAACGTCGCATCGATCATCATCATCGACACCGCGCTCAACGTCGGGATAGCGATCCTGGCCGAAACGGGCTTGAGCTATCTGGGTTTCGGCGTCCAGCCACCCGACGTGTCGCTGGGAACACTGATCGCCAGCGGTACACCGTCGGCGACGACGTTCCCGTGGCTGTTCCTGTTCCCTGCCGGTGTTCTCGTGTTGATCATCTTCTGCGCCAACCTCGTCGGCGATGGCCTGCGCGACGCACTCGACCCGGGCAGCCGGGCCTTGCGGCGAAAGGCACGCAAGTGA
- a CDS encoding ABC transporter permease: MTRFLARRLLNYLVLLALASLLVFFLASWQFDPLENLQSRNPRPPEAVIEAKKVELNLDKPILVQYGLWASGVIHGDFGTTVAGQPVSDELWRRVGVSLRLLVLGSVIGTVAGVIIGAWGAIRQYRLSDRVITALSLLVISTPAFVMATLLILAALGVNNALGIQLFEFTGETSPDAIGGAWDQFVDRLQHLVLPTATLALGGMAGYSRYQRNAMLDVLGQDFIRTARAKGLTRRRALFKHGLRTALIPMATMFAYSFAGLFTGAVFTEKIFGWHGMGEWFIQGLNTQDINIIAAIVVFAGVTVLLAGLLSDVIYAMLDPRVRVT, translated from the coding sequence ATGACGCGATTCCTCGCGCGGCGACTGCTCAACTACCTCGTCCTACTGGCGCTGGCGTCGCTGCTGGTCTTCTTTCTGGCCTCCTGGCAGTTCGACCCCCTCGAGAATCTCCAGAGCCGCAACCCGCGCCCGCCCGAAGCCGTCATCGAGGCGAAGAAGGTCGAACTCAACCTCGACAAGCCGATCCTGGTCCAATACGGCCTGTGGGCGTCGGGCGTCATCCACGGCGACTTCGGCACCACCGTTGCGGGTCAGCCGGTGTCCGACGAACTCTGGCGACGCGTCGGGGTCAGCCTGCGCCTGCTCGTCCTCGGATCGGTGATCGGCACCGTCGCCGGTGTGATCATCGGTGCGTGGGGAGCGATACGTCAGTACCGGTTGAGTGACCGCGTCATCACCGCGCTGTCGCTGTTGGTGATCAGCACCCCGGCGTTCGTGATGGCCACCCTGCTGATCCTGGCGGCGCTGGGTGTCAACAACGCGTTGGGTATTCAGCTGTTCGAATTCACCGGCGAGACATCGCCGGACGCGATCGGCGGCGCGTGGGATCAGTTCGTCGACCGTCTCCAACATCTGGTGCTGCCCACGGCCACGCTCGCGCTCGGAGGGATGGCGGGTTACAGCCGGTATCAACGCAACGCGATGTTGGATGTGTTGGGACAGGACTTCATTCGCACTGCCCGCGCCAAGGGTCTGACGCGTCGACGAGCGCTGTTCAAACACGGGCTGCGCACCGCGCTCATTCCGATGGCGACGATGTTCGCCTACAGCTTCGCCGGCCTGTTCACCGGAGCGGTGTTCACCGAGAAGATCTTCGGCTGGCACGGCATGGGTGAATGGTTCATTCAGGGGCTCAACACCCAGGACATCAACATCATCGCCGCCATCGTCGTGTTCGCGGGTGTCACCGTCCTGCTGGCCGGCCTGCTCTCCGACGTGATCTACGCGATGCTCGATCCGAGAGTGCGGGTGACATGA
- a CDS encoding response regulator transcription factor: MRRADGNPIHVLVVDDEPVLAELVSMALRYEGWEITTAGDGASAIALARQSPPDVVVLDVMLPDMSGLDVLHRLREQIPGLPLLLLTAKDSVEDRIAGLTAGGDDYVTKPFSIEEVVLRLRALLRRTGVTSESGGAKVIVGDLVLDEDSHEVTRAGELITLTATEFELLRFMMRNSKRVLSKAQILDRVWSYDFGGRSNIVELYVSYLRKKIDSGREPMIHTLRGAGYVLKPAR; encoded by the coding sequence ATGCGCCGGGCCGACGGCAACCCCATCCACGTGCTGGTCGTCGATGACGAACCCGTGCTCGCCGAGTTGGTGTCGATGGCGCTTCGCTATGAGGGCTGGGAGATCACGACTGCGGGCGACGGAGCGAGCGCCATCGCCCTGGCCCGCCAGTCGCCGCCGGATGTCGTTGTGCTCGACGTGATGCTGCCGGACATGAGCGGCCTGGACGTCCTGCACCGGCTGCGTGAACAGATCCCCGGGCTACCGCTGCTGTTACTGACCGCCAAGGATTCGGTCGAGGACCGTATCGCCGGTCTGACCGCAGGTGGCGACGATTATGTGACGAAGCCGTTCAGCATCGAAGAGGTGGTGCTGCGACTGCGCGCCCTGCTTCGACGGACCGGAGTCACCAGCGAGTCGGGTGGCGCGAAGGTCATCGTCGGCGATCTGGTGCTCGACGAAGACAGCCACGAGGTGACTCGCGCGGGCGAGCTGATCACCCTGACCGCGACCGAATTCGAGCTGTTGCGATTCATGATGCGCAATTCAAAACGTGTGTTGAGCAAGGCGCAGATTCTCGACCGGGTATGGAGCTATGACTTCGGTGGACGATCCAACATCGTCGAGCTGTATGTCTCGTATCTGCGCAAGAAGATCGACAGCGGGCGTGAACCGATGATCCATACTCTGCGTGGTGCCGGCTATGTCCTCAAGCCCGCGCGCTGA
- a CDS encoding sensor histidine kinase: MSSSPRADGPAGRSAGGTAHPEGRGTTGDLTSLARLRSPRTWSLRTRLLVSQILLLALVCAGIGVGTIIALQHFLTNQLDDRLAETGRRSAGLFEFGPPPPPPGFPGPPGFQRRMIIRDEMGPGPAFLNAPGQAARTVGAVVARGTLVDAGVITADGSQSEISSAAAQQLTHIEPHQPPATIELDGLGRYRVIAMRAHGPGETIVTGLPTSEVDDTLFTVAIIFSVVGAVALIGGTTVGILIIRRQLAPLSTVSAAARQVADLELDRGEVKLPTPIVKVDPAAAHTEIGQLGSSLNRMLDRIAGALSARHASETRVRQFVADASHELRTPLAAIRGYTELAQRKRSDVPDDVAHAMSRVESETERMTQLVEDMLLLARLDTGRPLEHEPVDLSRLVVDTVSDAHVAGPDHQWSLELPDEPVLVTGDEARLHQVLANLLANARTHTPPGTSVTTALTRTAGGEAVLTVADDGPGIPEWLQPEIFERFARGDSSRSRRGGSTGLGLAIVAAVIKAHRGTIDVRSGPGATVFTVTLPSNSQPSHSAGQLGA, encoded by the coding sequence ATGTCCTCAAGCCCGCGCGCTGACGGTCCGGCGGGCAGGAGCGCTGGGGGTACCGCCCACCCGGAGGGTAGGGGGACGACCGGGGATTTGACCAGCCTGGCACGCTTGCGGTCGCCGCGCACGTGGTCGTTGCGCACGCGGTTGCTCGTCTCGCAGATACTTCTGCTGGCCCTGGTCTGCGCCGGAATCGGCGTGGGCACAATCATTGCGCTGCAACACTTCTTGACCAACCAGCTCGACGACCGACTGGCGGAGACGGGCAGGCGTTCCGCGGGTCTGTTCGAATTCGGGCCGCCTCCGCCGCCGCCCGGGTTCCCCGGGCCGCCGGGCTTCCAACGACGGATGATCATCCGCGACGAGATGGGACCGGGTCCGGCGTTTCTCAATGCGCCGGGTCAAGCGGCCCGCACGGTCGGCGCGGTGGTAGCGCGAGGCACGCTCGTCGACGCGGGTGTGATCACCGCAGACGGTTCTCAGAGCGAAATCAGTTCCGCCGCAGCACAACAACTGACCCACATCGAGCCGCACCAACCTCCGGCGACCATCGAGCTCGACGGGCTCGGCCGTTACCGCGTGATCGCCATGCGCGCCCACGGGCCCGGTGAGACGATCGTCACCGGCCTGCCGACCTCCGAAGTCGACGACACCCTGTTCACCGTCGCGATCATCTTCAGCGTGGTGGGCGCGGTGGCGCTAATCGGTGGTACGACGGTGGGAATTCTGATCATTCGCCGCCAACTGGCGCCGCTGTCAACGGTTTCCGCTGCGGCGCGGCAGGTGGCCGACCTGGAGCTCGACCGCGGTGAGGTGAAGCTGCCCACCCCGATCGTCAAGGTCGATCCCGCGGCGGCGCACACCGAGATCGGGCAGCTCGGGTCCTCGTTGAACCGGATGCTCGACCGCATCGCGGGTGCGCTGTCCGCTCGGCACGCCAGCGAGACCCGGGTGCGGCAGTTCGTCGCCGACGCCAGTCACGAGTTACGCACGCCCCTGGCGGCCATCCGCGGGTATACCGAACTCGCGCAACGCAAACGTTCAGATGTGCCCGACGACGTCGCGCACGCGATGAGCCGGGTGGAGTCCGAGACCGAGCGGATGACGCAGCTCGTCGAGGACATGCTGTTGCTCGCCCGCCTGGACACCGGACGGCCACTGGAGCACGAACCGGTGGACCTGTCGCGTCTGGTCGTCGACACCGTCAGCGATGCCCATGTCGCCGGACCCGACCACCAGTGGTCACTGGAGTTGCCCGATGAGCCGGTTCTCGTCACCGGCGACGAAGCGCGGCTGCATCAGGTGCTGGCCAATCTGCTGGCCAACGCGCGCACCCACACGCCGCCGGGGACATCAGTCACCACCGCGTTGACGCGAACCGCCGGTGGGGAAGCCGTGCTGACGGTGGCCGACGACGGCCCCGGTATCCCGGAGTGGCTGCAGCCCGAGATCTTCGAGCGGTTCGCGCGCGGTGACAGTTCACGGTCACGGCGCGGTGGCAGCACAGGCCTCGGGCTCGCGATCGTCGCTGCCGTGATCAAGGCCCACCGCGGCACGATCGATGTCCGTAGTGGGCCGGGCGCGACGGTCTTCACTGTGACGTTGCCCAGCAATTCACAGCCAAGCCACAGCGCGGGCCAATTGGGGGCATAG
- a CDS encoding glycosyltransferase family 39 protein, translating to MTTTLAIPAAQAETAPIRRGQRGPSVPTRLGFPLLLVATAVLYLWNLASNGWANAFYTAAAQAGASNWTAMLFGSSDAANAITVDKIPAALWIIDLSVRLFGLNPWSVLVPQALEGVAAVGLLYAAVHRAVGPGAGLLAGAVLALTPVAALIFRFNNPDALLVLLLVLGAYCVQRACEKDASRWWLVAAGAAVGFGFLAKMLQAFLVLPGFAAAYLTAGHRPLSRRIADLAIAALAVAVSGGWYLALVEIWPESSRPYIGGSQHNSIIELALGYNGLGRLTGNETGGLGNLSHDVGWGRLLGVGMGLDIAWLLPAAIVCLVAGLILRRRAPRTDPARAALILWGGWLVVSAVVFSYAGGIIHSYYTVALAPAIGACIGIGSTLLWRNRVDVRSATAMAGAVVVTTVLAAVLLARHAEWLPWLRAIVPVGGVGAAVLLLVSGRLRPAVARAVAAVAIASCLAGPAAYSVTTAAASHTGAIPNVGPAHHAFGGGAGSVLGGLLDSPKPRSGLLEALARDADHYTWAAAVIGSNNAAGYQLSSGVPVMAVGGFNGTDPAPTLEEFENYVTAGRIHYFIHDRMMTSHWGSSHGGSHEAVDIATWVQAHYPPVTIDGSVVYDLSRPNS from the coding sequence GTGACGACGACCCTGGCCATTCCTGCTGCGCAGGCGGAGACTGCCCCGATACGCCGCGGACAGCGGGGGCCCTCCGTCCCCACGCGTTTGGGTTTCCCCCTCCTACTGGTGGCGACCGCCGTGCTGTACCTGTGGAACCTCGCATCGAACGGCTGGGCCAACGCCTTCTACACCGCGGCGGCGCAGGCGGGTGCGAGCAACTGGACGGCGATGCTGTTCGGGTCCAGCGATGCCGCCAATGCGATCACCGTCGACAAGATTCCCGCGGCGTTGTGGATCATCGACCTCTCGGTGCGGCTGTTCGGGCTGAATCCGTGGAGCGTGCTGGTGCCGCAGGCGCTCGAGGGTGTGGCGGCCGTCGGGCTTCTCTACGCTGCGGTCCACCGTGCCGTCGGACCGGGCGCGGGGTTGTTGGCAGGCGCGGTGCTCGCGCTGACGCCCGTTGCGGCACTGATCTTTCGGTTCAACAATCCCGACGCGCTGTTGGTGCTGCTGCTGGTCTTGGGCGCGTATTGCGTGCAGCGGGCTTGCGAAAAGGACGCCAGCCGTTGGTGGTTGGTGGCCGCGGGTGCCGCGGTAGGGTTCGGCTTCCTTGCCAAGATGTTGCAGGCGTTCCTGGTGCTGCCGGGATTCGCAGCCGCCTACCTCACGGCAGGGCACCGGCCGCTGTCGCGTCGCATTGCCGACTTGGCCATCGCGGCACTGGCCGTCGCGGTATCCGGCGGGTGGTATCTCGCGCTCGTCGAAATCTGGCCGGAATCGTCCCGGCCCTACATCGGCGGGTCGCAGCACAACAGCATCATCGAATTGGCCTTGGGCTACAACGGTTTGGGCCGGCTGACGGGCAATGAGACCGGAGGCCTCGGAAACCTCAGCCACGATGTCGGCTGGGGCCGCCTGCTCGGTGTGGGAATGGGCCTGGACATCGCGTGGTTGCTCCCCGCGGCGATCGTCTGCCTCGTCGCCGGCCTGATTCTGCGGCGACGCGCGCCCCGCACGGACCCCGCACGGGCAGCGCTCATCCTGTGGGGCGGCTGGCTCGTCGTTTCCGCGGTGGTCTTCAGCTACGCCGGTGGCATCATCCACTCCTATTACACCGTGGCGCTCGCCCCCGCGATCGGCGCGTGCATCGGCATCGGCTCAACACTGCTGTGGCGAAACAGGGTTGACGTGCGGTCCGCGACCGCCATGGCCGGCGCGGTCGTCGTCACCACCGTTCTTGCGGCGGTGTTGCTCGCCCGCCACGCCGAGTGGCTGCCCTGGCTGCGGGCGATCGTGCCCGTCGGGGGAGTCGGCGCGGCTGTGCTGCTGCTTGTGTCGGGCCGATTGAGGCCCGCAGTCGCGCGAGCGGTGGCGGCGGTGGCGATCGCGTCGTGTCTGGCCGGACCGGCGGCGTATTCGGTCACGACTGCCGCGGCGTCCCACACCGGGGCGATACCGAACGTCGGGCCGGCCCACCACGCGTTCGGCGGTGGTGCGGGCAGTGTTCTCGGAGGCCTGTTGGACTCCCCGAAACCCAGATCCGGACTGTTGGAGGCCCTGGCCCGCGACGCGGACCACTACACCTGGGCCGCAGCAGTCATCGGTTCGAACAACGCCGCGGGTTATCAACTGTCGAGCGGAGTGCCGGTGATGGCCGTCGGTGGATTCAACGGCACCGACCCCGCGCCGACGCTCGAGGAGTTCGAAAACTACGTCACCGCGGGGAGGATTCACTACTTCATTCACGATCGGATGATGACCAGCCACTGGGGGTCCTCGCATGGCGGCAGCCACGAGGCCGTCGACATAGCGACCTGGGTGCAGGCGCACTACCCGCCAGTCACGATCGACGGGTCCGTCGTCTACGACCTCAGCCGGCCCAATTCATAG